A genomic window from Planococcus rifietoensis includes:
- the rbsB gene encoding ribose ABC transporter substrate-binding protein RbsB, which translates to MKKMLLMFVLLAMMVLAACSMEAPGSDSEETTGGEEASGDYTVGFSISTLNNPFFVTLSEGAEAKASELGATLSVVDAQDDASKQASDVEDLIQQGVDMILINPVDSEAVASAVASANNAEIPVITVDRSAESGEVVSHIASDNVAGGEMAAEHLLSLVGDGAKVAELEGVPGSSAARERGEGFNNIAADSMDVVAKQTANFNRAEGLSVMENILQANPDVTGVFAHNDEMALGALEAIEASGKDVTVVGFDATDDAVAAVEEGRLAGTIAQKPEMIGEMAVETAIQHLDGEEVEASIPVELELIQE; encoded by the coding sequence ATGAAGAAAATGCTATTGATGTTCGTCCTTTTGGCAATGATGGTTTTGGCCGCATGTTCCATGGAAGCACCAGGTTCGGATTCAGAAGAAACAACAGGCGGAGAAGAAGCGAGCGGCGATTACACAGTCGGTTTCTCGATCTCGACATTGAACAACCCGTTCTTCGTGACATTGAGTGAAGGGGCGGAAGCCAAAGCTTCTGAACTTGGCGCAACTCTTTCTGTAGTGGATGCACAAGACGACGCATCGAAGCAGGCAAGTGATGTAGAAGATTTAATCCAGCAAGGGGTAGATATGATTCTGATCAACCCTGTCGATTCTGAAGCAGTTGCTTCAGCAGTCGCTTCTGCCAACAATGCAGAAATCCCGGTTATCACTGTAGACCGCAGCGCGGAAAGCGGCGAAGTCGTTTCCCACATCGCTTCGGATAACGTAGCTGGCGGTGAAATGGCAGCTGAACATTTATTATCATTGGTAGGCGATGGCGCGAAAGTAGCAGAATTGGAAGGCGTTCCAGGATCTTCTGCAGCACGTGAACGCGGAGAAGGCTTCAATAATATTGCAGCGGACAGCATGGATGTCGTTGCCAAACAAACGGCGAATTTCAACCGTGCAGAAGGTTTGTCGGTCATGGAAAACATCTTGCAAGCAAACCCTGATGTAACTGGAGTGTTTGCACACAACGACGAAATGGCGCTTGGCGCACTTGAAGCGATCGAAGCTTCAGGTAAAGACGTTACAGTGGTCGGATTCGATGCGACAGATGACGCTGTTGCAGCAGTTGAAGAAGGCCGTCTTGCCGGAACGATTGCCCAAAAACCGGAAATGATCGGGGAAATGGCTGTCGAAACAGCCATCCAGCACTTGGATGGCGAAGAAGTGGAAGCATCGATTCCAGTAGAATTGGAATTGATCCAAGAGTAA
- a CDS encoding ABC transporter permease subunit — translation MKLKSANTSLFQKIAPFIGLILIIIIITAINPSFLSMSNILNVLRQVSINALIAFGMTFVILTGGIDLSVGSILALTGAVTAGMMASGIDPILAMLLGLFLGAVLGAINGVIIAKGKVAPFIATLATMTIYRGLTLVYTEGRPISGLGDSMSFQMLGKGYFLGIPVPVVTMLISFGILYFILKKTTFGRRVYAVGGNEEASVLSGINADRIKIYVYSLVGALAALASLILTSRLNSAQPTAGQMFELDAIAAVVLGGTSLTGGRGWIVGTLIGALIIGVLNNGLNLIGVSSFFQQVVKGAVILLAVLLDRKKTA, via the coding sequence TTGAAGCTGAAATCCGCTAATACAAGCTTGTTCCAAAAAATCGCGCCGTTCATCGGTTTGATTTTGATCATCATCATCATCACCGCAATTAACCCGAGTTTTCTATCCATGAGCAATATTTTGAACGTCCTCCGGCAAGTATCGATCAATGCCTTGATCGCATTCGGCATGACCTTCGTTATCTTGACCGGCGGAATCGACTTATCGGTCGGCTCGATCTTGGCGCTTACGGGTGCTGTAACAGCCGGCATGATGGCTTCAGGAATTGACCCGATCTTGGCAATGCTGCTGGGGCTATTCCTCGGAGCAGTTCTCGGAGCCATCAACGGCGTCATCATCGCGAAAGGCAAAGTGGCGCCATTCATCGCGACGCTTGCGACGATGACCATTTACCGGGGCTTGACGCTCGTCTACACAGAAGGCCGGCCGATTTCAGGGCTTGGCGACAGCATGAGCTTCCAGATGCTCGGAAAAGGCTATTTCCTCGGCATCCCGGTGCCTGTCGTGACGATGCTCATCAGTTTCGGCATCCTTTACTTCATTTTGAAGAAAACGACGTTCGGACGCCGTGTTTACGCAGTGGGCGGCAACGAGGAAGCTTCTGTGCTTTCCGGAATCAATGCCGACCGCATCAAGATTTATGTATATTCCTTGGTCGGTGCGCTTGCCGCACTGGCGTCGCTGATCTTGACTTCTCGTTTGAATTCAGCTCAGCCGACAGCCGGCCAGATGTTTGAACTCGATGCCATTGCAGCCGTTGTGCTCGGTGGAACGAGTTTGACAGGCGGCCGCGGATGGATCGTCGGCACGTTGATCGGGGCTTTGATCATCGGTGTCTTGAATAACGGTTTGAATTTGATTGGGGTGTCCTCCTTCTTCCAGCAAGTGGTGAAGGGTGCAGTTATATTGCTTGCAGTATTGCTCGACCGTAAAAAAACAGCATAG
- a CDS encoding sugar ABC transporter ATP-binding protein translates to MINMTDICKSFSGNAVLKNVHFSLQKGEIHALMGENGAGKSTLMKIMSGIYTRDSGTVEVKGKKVEFTSPKQAEAEGIAVIHQELNILPHLSIADNLFLGREETVGRTGILKTKDMERKTKKILGDLGLDIDPSLPASTLSVGQQQLVEIGKALSMDAEMIIMDEPTAALTDREIETLFVTIRDLQKRGVSFVYISHRMEEIFSLCDRITILRDGEFVGERKISETSFEEIVQLMVGRELGDRFPERSSAIGDVKLSVKGLSRKDCFEDISFDIHKGEIVSIAGLMGAGRTEVAQSLFGYKKADTGTVELDGKPAKIDNPQKAKELGIGYVTEDRKSEGLIVDFTVEENISMANFESISKKGLLSKDKERSLYDRMVKRLGIRTSGPDQAAKSLSGGNQQKVVIAKWLGIEPDVLILDEPTRGVDVGAKKEIYSIINELAARGVAILMISSELPEVIGMADRVLVMHEGKLTADLPKQEMTQETIMHYATGGGKLEAEIR, encoded by the coding sequence ATGATCAATATGACTGATATTTGCAAGTCGTTCAGCGGCAACGCTGTCTTGAAAAATGTCCACTTCTCTCTTCAAAAAGGTGAGATTCACGCCTTGATGGGTGAGAACGGTGCCGGCAAATCGACCTTGATGAAAATCATGTCCGGCATCTACACGCGTGACTCCGGAACGGTGGAGGTGAAAGGTAAAAAAGTCGAATTTACTTCACCAAAGCAGGCGGAAGCGGAAGGTATCGCCGTCATCCACCAGGAATTGAATATCCTGCCGCACCTGTCGATCGCGGACAATCTCTTTCTCGGCCGCGAGGAAACCGTCGGGCGCACAGGAATCCTGAAGACAAAAGACATGGAACGCAAAACGAAAAAGATCCTAGGGGATTTAGGGCTTGATATCGACCCGTCGCTTCCCGCAAGCACATTGTCTGTCGGACAGCAGCAATTGGTGGAAATCGGCAAAGCTTTGTCAATGGATGCAGAAATGATCATTATGGACGAACCGACAGCAGCATTGACGGACCGGGAAATCGAAACTTTATTCGTGACCATCCGCGACCTTCAAAAGCGCGGTGTTTCTTTCGTCTATATTTCACATCGCATGGAAGAAATCTTTTCACTGTGTGACCGCATCACCATATTGCGCGACGGTGAATTCGTCGGTGAACGGAAGATCAGCGAAACTAGCTTCGAAGAAATTGTCCAGTTGATGGTCGGCCGTGAACTCGGCGACCGTTTTCCAGAACGAAGCTCGGCGATTGGCGACGTGAAGCTGTCGGTTAAAGGCTTGTCACGGAAAGATTGCTTTGAAGATATTTCCTTCGACATCCATAAGGGGGAAATCGTTTCGATTGCCGGGCTCATGGGGGCCGGGCGCACAGAAGTGGCACAGTCTCTATTCGGTTATAAGAAAGCGGATACAGGAACCGTGGAACTTGATGGCAAGCCTGCGAAAATCGACAATCCGCAAAAAGCGAAAGAACTCGGCATCGGCTACGTGACCGAAGACCGCAAATCCGAAGGGCTGATCGTCGATTTTACAGTCGAAGAAAACATCAGCATGGCGAACTTTGAATCCATTTCCAAAAAGGGTTTGCTGTCGAAAGACAAAGAACGCAGCTTGTACGACCGGATGGTGAAACGCCTTGGCATCCGGACATCAGGGCCAGACCAGGCCGCCAAATCGCTCAGCGGAGGCAACCAGCAAAAAGTCGTCATCGCGAAATGGCTCGGCATCGAACCAGATGTGCTCATTCTCGATGAGCCGACACGCGGCGTCGATGTCGGTGCGAAGAAAGAGATTTATTCGATCATCAATGAATTAGCCGCTCGCGGCGTCGCCATCTTGATGATCTCTTCCGAACTTCCGGAAGTAATCGGCATGGCCGACCGTGTGCTCGTCATGCACGAAGGCAAGTTGACGGCAGATTTGCCGAAGCAGGAAATGACCCAGGAAACGATTATGCATTATGCAACAGGAGGTGGGAAACTTGAAGCTGAAATCCGCTAA
- the rbsD gene encoding D-ribose pyranase, translating to MKKQGMINRDIAGHLARFGHTDLLVIADCGLPVPEHVPCIDLSYRIGEPSFETVLDAVLEDFEAEAAYIAREISDHNKGLEAGMQQQLDCRYLSHEELKAMSHNAKLIIRTGEASPYANVILQSGVIF from the coding sequence ATGAAGAAACAAGGCATGATCAATCGCGATATCGCCGGCCACTTGGCACGGTTCGGGCATACGGATTTGCTCGTCATTGCCGATTGCGGGCTGCCGGTACCGGAACATGTACCATGCATCGATTTATCATACCGCATCGGGGAGCCTTCATTTGAGACGGTGCTGGATGCAGTGCTTGAGGATTTCGAAGCGGAAGCGGCTTATATTGCCCGGGAAATAAGCGATCACAATAAAGGCTTGGAAGCTGGCATGCAACAGCAATTGGATTGCCGCTACCTGAGCCACGAGGAATTAAAGGCGATGAGCCATAACGCCAAACTGATCATCCGCACAGGGGAAGCAAGCCCTTATGCGAATGTCATTCTCCAGTCGGGCGTCATCTTTTAA
- the rbsK gene encoding ribokinase, giving the protein MITVVGSINMDLVVGTERFPKQGETVLGNLYTTVPGGKGANQAVAAARLGDQVHMVGAVGSDAFGTQLLEGLEKEQIDTQGVKKTDGASGIANILLSEGDNRIIVVPGANHELTKSDIDAQKKAIEKSSMVILQLELPIPVVEYTLQLAKELGVPAILNPAPAGGFTEAMKQADFLTPNETEAEELFGTNWELELERYPNRMVVTLGKNGARYFDGDKHVTVEGFPTQAVDTTGAGDTFNGALAVALAEGSEFKEAVRFANAAASLSVEKFGAQGGMPNRMEVVSRMEAGE; this is encoded by the coding sequence ATGATTACAGTAGTGGGCAGCATCAATATGGACCTTGTGGTAGGAACAGAACGTTTTCCGAAGCAAGGTGAAACGGTGCTAGGGAATTTATATACGACCGTGCCTGGCGGAAAGGGCGCCAATCAGGCAGTCGCAGCAGCGAGGCTCGGCGACCAAGTCCATATGGTTGGGGCAGTCGGCAGCGACGCATTCGGTACACAGCTTCTTGAAGGGCTGGAAAAAGAGCAAATCGATACGCAAGGCGTCAAAAAAACGGATGGGGCGAGCGGAATCGCCAATATCCTATTGTCAGAAGGCGACAATCGCATCATCGTCGTCCCAGGTGCCAACCACGAACTGACGAAATCGGACATCGATGCACAGAAAAAGGCAATCGAAAAAAGTTCGATGGTCATTCTCCAGTTGGAACTGCCGATTCCGGTGGTGGAATATACGCTGCAACTTGCCAAAGAACTCGGGGTCCCGGCTATTTTGAATCCAGCGCCAGCCGGTGGGTTCACGGAGGCGATGAAACAAGCGGACTTTTTGACGCCGAATGAAACCGAAGCGGAAGAGTTGTTCGGCACGAATTGGGAACTTGAACTGGAACGTTATCCGAATCGAATGGTCGTGACACTTGGAAAAAATGGTGCCCGCTATTTCGATGGCGACAAGCATGTAACTGTCGAAGGGTTTCCGACACAAGCGGTCGATACGACGGGCGCGGGAGATACTTTTAACGGTGCCTTGGCAGTTGCACTAGCTGAAGGCAGTGAGTTTAAAGAAGCTGTCCGCTTTGCCAATGCCGCTGCCTCCTTATCGGTGGAGAAATTCGGGGCGCAAGGCGGCATGCCGAACCGTATGGAAGTCGTGTCCCGGATGGAGGCAGGAGAATGA
- a CDS encoding LacI family DNA-binding transcriptional regulator gives MTTIRDVAKKAGVSVATVSRFLNGSGYVSADAAKAVTEAVEELEYELNPVARSLNTKRSNLIGLILPDITNPFFPELARAVEDVALSYGYTVILCNSDEDPKKEKNYIETLKKKYIAGFIVTSNQLEAPHYANTKLPIVALDRAINEKIPVVSSNNKEGAVLGTNALLERGCQNILFLRGPEALNPANDRYEGFMEAIGKADVDHRIVTCPFHYADSQKIVERELHNDPGIDGIFASSDVSAAGALKAAVLLGRNVPDELQIVGFDGIAMGEMLSPGLSTVAQDVYKMGAIATRVLIKRIENKPVEESFYEIPVKLVLRGTTRSVE, from the coding sequence ATGACAACGATCAGAGATGTAGCGAAAAAAGCAGGCGTTTCCGTTGCGACGGTTTCACGTTTTTTGAACGGCAGCGGCTATGTCAGCGCAGATGCCGCCAAAGCGGTCACAGAGGCGGTCGAGGAACTCGAATACGAATTGAATCCGGTTGCACGCTCTTTGAACACGAAACGCTCCAATTTGATCGGGCTCATTTTGCCTGACATCACGAACCCGTTTTTTCCTGAGCTCGCACGGGCAGTGGAAGATGTGGCGTTGAGCTACGGCTATACGGTGATTTTATGCAACTCCGATGAAGATCCGAAAAAAGAGAAAAATTATATCGAGACCTTGAAGAAAAAATACATCGCCGGCTTTATCGTCACCTCCAACCAACTGGAGGCTCCCCATTACGCAAATACCAAGCTGCCGATTGTGGCGCTTGACCGGGCGATCAATGAAAAGATTCCGGTCGTCTCATCGAATAATAAAGAAGGTGCGGTGCTTGGGACGAATGCACTGCTTGAGCGTGGATGCCAAAACATCCTATTTCTGAGAGGGCCGGAAGCGCTGAACCCGGCGAACGACCGTTATGAGGGGTTTATGGAAGCAATCGGAAAAGCGGATGTCGATCACCGCATCGTCACTTGCCCATTTCATTATGCCGATTCGCAAAAGATCGTTGAACGTGAATTGCACAACGATCCCGGAATCGACGGCATATTTGCTTCAAGTGATGTATCGGCAGCAGGGGCTTTGAAAGCGGCTGTTCTGCTCGGCAGAAACGTGCCGGACGAGTTACAGATTGTCGGATTCGATGGCATCGCAATGGGCGAGATGCTGTCGCCGGGGCTCTCGACCGTCGCACAGGACGTTTACAAAATGGGCGCAATCGCCACCCGCGTCTTGATCAAGCGGATCGAGAACAAGCCCGTTGAAGAAAGCTTCTACGAAATTCCGGTCAAGCTTGTCTTACGCGGCACAACAAGGAGTGTGGAATGA